Proteins encoded together in one Anaerococcus murdochii window:
- the glyQ gene encoding glycine--tRNA ligase subunit alpha, protein MYFEDLILKLEEYWKEQGCSVMIPYDIEKGAGTMNPHTFLRALGPEPWKVCYIEPSRRPADGRYGENPNRLYQHHQMQILLKPTPSNIQDLYLKCLETIGIDPKKHDIRFVEDNWESPTLGAWGLGWEVWLDGMEITQFTYFQQVGGINCALESGEITIGLERICMYLQDVDNVYDIKWSENLTYGDVFKLPEYENSKYSFEDADNETLETLFNIYEKEAARLIELGLIYPAYDNVLKTSHTFNTLDAKGAISVSERNHYIKRVRDISSLVAQKYIEKREELGFPLLRKEEHA, encoded by the coding sequence ATGTACTTTGAAGATTTAATACTAAAACTAGAGGAGTATTGGAAAGAACAGGGCTGTTCAGTCATGATTCCATACGACATCGAAAAGGGTGCAGGAACAATGAACCCTCACACATTTTTAAGGGCCCTAGGTCCTGAACCATGGAAGGTTTGCTATATTGAGCCATCCAGAAGACCTGCAGATGGTAGGTATGGAGAAAACCCAAACAGACTTTACCAACACCACCAGATGCAAATTTTATTAAAACCAACCCCATCTAATATTCAAGATTTATATTTAAAATGCCTAGAAACCATAGGCATTGATCCAAAAAAACACGATATTAGGTTTGTTGAAGATAACTGGGAATCTCCAACCCTAGGTGCTTGGGGACTTGGTTGGGAAGTATGGCTTGACGGGATGGAAATTACCCAATTTACATATTTCCAACAAGTAGGCGGTATCAACTGCGCATTGGAAAGTGGAGAAATAACCATAGGTCTTGAAAGAATTTGTATGTATCTTCAAGATGTGGACAATGTCTACGACATCAAGTGGTCAGAAAACTTAACTTACGGTGATGTTTTCAAACTCCCAGAATATGAAAATTCCAAATATTCTTTCGAGGATGCAGACAACGAAACCCTAGAAACCCTATTTAATATTTACGAAAAAGAAGCGGCAAGACTTATCGAACTTGGCTTAATTTACCCAGCCTACGATAATGTTTTAAAAACCAGCCATACCTTTAACACCCTTGATGCCAAAGGTGCGATTTCTGTTTCAGAAAGAAACCACTATATCAAGAGAGTTAGGGATATATCAAGTCTTGTAGCCCAAAAATACATCGAAAAAAGAGAAGAACTTGGCTTTCCTCTCTTAAGAAAGGAAGAGCATGCATAA
- the recO gene encoding DNA repair protein RecO, which yields MATADLKDIRGIVLREFKYKESSKIIEVFTKDMGKISINCQGVLKKNSKNLALTNRFILASFDLYRSGKDFYGLREGLVLNPYYKSNKNFDIILYKSAICDLLLRTIDHIQVETVFTLLTNSFDAFEKARKNYVNIFLGFFLKYISFSGFKPNFKTCGICGKNIRGKYLYFSPSESSVICDECKDQVFDKVFMTYEEFVYFNKLLYTRSEDLEDINLVENYPKIGKIIIDYCLSNLDLGTYPSLEWVKKALERNVNVL from the coding sequence TTGGCTACGGCAGACCTTAAGGACATAAGGGGTATAGTCCTCAGGGAATTTAAATACAAGGAATCTTCCAAAATCATCGAAGTTTTCACAAAAGACATGGGAAAAATTTCCATAAATTGCCAGGGGGTTTTAAAGAAAAATTCTAAAAACCTAGCCCTAACAAACAGGTTTATCTTGGCATCCTTCGACCTTTACAGATCCGGCAAGGACTTTTATGGATTGAGAGAAGGCCTCGTTTTAAATCCCTACTACAAATCAAACAAAAACTTTGATATAATATTGTATAAGTCAGCGATTTGCGACCTTTTATTAAGGACTATCGACCATATCCAAGTAGAGACTGTTTTTACCCTCCTTACAAATAGTTTTGATGCATTTGAAAAGGCCCGTAAAAACTATGTAAATATATTTTTGGGATTTTTTCTCAAATATATTTCCTTTTCAGGTTTTAAACCAAACTTTAAAACTTGTGGGATTTGCGGTAAAAATATAAGGGGCAAATATTTGTACTTTTCCCCATCAGAATCATCAGTTATTTGTGATGAGTGTAAAGATCAAGTCTTTGACAAGGTCTTTATGACCTATGAAGAATTTGTATATTTTAACAAACTTTTATATACCAGATCAGAAGACCTTGAAGATATAAATTTGGTAGAAAACTATCCGAAAATCGGCAAAATAATAATAGACTATTGCCTTAGTAACCTAGATCTAGGGACCTATCCTTCCTTAGAATGGGTCAAAAAGGCACTCGAAAGGAATGTAAATGTACTTTGA
- the era gene encoding GTPase Era: MKSGFISVVGRANVGKSTLMEKILKEKISIISNKPQTTRDKINIIYNDEDSQLIFIDTPGIQKPRNVLQERLLSFSKDSLNESDLVTYVVDESKEIGKLDQMIIDELRNVRVPIILLINKIDLLNEEEIEEIEELYDQVGLFDKIIPISALDDTNVNAYIEGVKSYLEEGPAYYDRDMITDKTERFVVSEIIREKALRLLSEEVPHGLAVRIDDFKERDDKDLIDIRATIIVEKNSHKQIVIGKNGQMIKQIGIDARREIEDFLASRVNLQLWVKVEKDWRKKEKLVDRFGYGRP, translated from the coding sequence ATGAAATCAGGATTTATATCGGTAGTTGGCAGGGCCAATGTTGGAAAATCAACTCTTATGGAAAAGATTTTAAAAGAGAAAATTTCCATCATTTCAAACAAGCCCCAAACCACCAGAGATAAGATAAATATAATATATAACGACGAGGACAGCCAGCTTATTTTTATAGATACGCCTGGTATCCAAAAGCCAAGAAATGTCCTCCAAGAAAGGCTATTAAGCTTTTCTAAGGATTCCCTAAACGAGTCAGACCTAGTAACCTACGTGGTTGACGAGTCTAAAGAAATTGGCAAACTTGACCAGATGATAATTGACGAACTAAGAAATGTTAGAGTTCCGATAATCCTACTTATAAATAAGATAGACCTTCTAAATGAAGAGGAAATCGAAGAAATCGAAGAACTCTACGATCAAGTTGGACTTTTTGATAAAATTATCCCTATTTCTGCTCTTGATGATACAAATGTCAATGCCTACATAGAAGGGGTAAAATCCTACCTAGAAGAAGGACCAGCCTACTATGACAGGGATATGATCACAGACAAGACTGAGAGGTTTGTAGTCTCAGAAATAATCAGGGAAAAGGCACTAAGACTCTTGTCAGAAGAAGTTCCCCACGGTCTTGCAGTGAGAATTGACGATTTCAAAGAAAGGGACGATAAGGACCTTATTGACATCAGGGCGACAATTATTGTTGAGAAAAATTCCCACAAGCAAATCGTAATTGGCAAAAATGGCCAAATGATAAAGCAAATTGGCATCGACGCCAGACGTGAGATAGAAGATTTCCTAGCTTCTAGGGTCAACCTCCAACTATGGGTCAAGGTCGAAAAAGATTGGCGCAAGAAGGAAAAGTTGGTGGATAGGTTTGGCTACGGCAGACCTTAA
- the cdd gene encoding cytidine deaminase, whose translation MTEIKDLIKKAIEIKKRAYAPYSNFHVACVVMTKSGRIFEGVNIENAAYSPTLCAERNALSTAITEGEREFAYIVITGDSEYTYPCGVCRQFIREFADCDTKIIVARDPESYKTYRIDELLPESFSKKDLE comes from the coding sequence ATGACAGAGATAAAAGATTTGATAAAAAAAGCCATAGAGATCAAAAAAAGGGCCTATGCCCCTTATTCGAACTTCCATGTTGCTTGTGTCGTAATGACAAAATCTGGAAGGATATTTGAGGGTGTAAATATAGAAAATGCGGCCTATTCTCCGACCCTTTGTGCAGAAAGAAATGCTCTTTCTACAGCCATTACAGAGGGGGAAAGAGAATTTGCCTACATAGTAATAACAGGCGATTCCGAATATACTTATCCTTGCGGAGTTTGCAGGCAATTTATAAGAGAGTTTGCGGATTGCGACACAAAGATAATTGTAGCCAGGGACCCTGAAAGTTACAAGACTTATAGGATTGACGAACTCTTGCCAGAAAGTTTTAGCAAAAAGGATTTAGAATGA
- a CDS encoding diacylglycerol kinase, whose amino-acid sequence MDKNYDDLKENLKKEILEELQKKDGEDFEPLKLTHGQKFLKGFDYAYEGLVYAINHEKNMKFHILASILVLIASLFFNLSRVEMMFLVFSIAFVVALELLNTAIEEIVDLASGGKFSKLAKAGKDVSAAATFIAALNAVFVGYLIFFDKFLNFYDSVILKIARRPSHLALITISLVIILTIFLKGVFYEGRGTAFKGGFVSGHTSVAFCLSTIGILLVNEPLVRLLLVALAFIVAESRYEADIHSAREIIRGAILGTSMAMAIFGIFS is encoded by the coding sequence ATGGATAAAAACTATGATGACCTTAAAGAAAATTTAAAAAAGGAAATCCTCGAGGAACTCCAAAAGAAAGATGGAGAGGACTTTGAGCCCTTAAAATTAACCCACGGCCAAAAATTCCTCAAGGGCTTTGACTATGCCTATGAGGGTTTGGTTTATGCCATAAACCACGAAAAAAATATGAAATTTCATATTTTGGCATCAATCCTAGTTCTAATTGCATCTTTATTTTTCAACCTATCCAGGGTTGAAATGATGTTTTTGGTATTTTCAATTGCCTTTGTAGTGGCCCTTGAGCTTTTAAATACAGCCATAGAAGAGATTGTAGACTTGGCAAGCGGGGGTAAGTTCTCAAAACTCGCCAAGGCTGGCAAGGACGTATCTGCAGCTGCAACCTTTATTGCAGCCCTAAATGCAGTTTTTGTTGGCTATTTGATATTTTTTGACAAATTTTTAAATTTTTACGATTCAGTTATCTTAAAAATTGCCAGACGACCATCACACTTAGCCTTAATTACCATTTCCTTGGTAATAATCTTAACAATTTTTCTTAAGGGAGTTTTCTATGAAGGCCGTGGCACAGCCTTTAAGGGCGGTTTTGTTTCAGGCCACACCTCAGTTGCCTTTTGCCTATCGACCATAGGCATTTTGTTGGTAAATGAACCCTTGGTGAGGCTATTATTAGTTGCCCTTGCCTTCATAGTTGCAGAATCCAGGTACGAAGCCGACATCCATTCGGCTAGAGAAATTATTAGAGGAGCCATCCTTGGGACCTCCATGGCCATGGCTATATTTGGGATATTTTCATGA
- the ybeY gene encoding rRNA maturation RNase YbeY translates to MNLLIANDTNEDLDFDIIRKKAEKTITEVLRVENISENVEVSLSIVDKETIHKLNKDYRNVDRETDVLSFPLDEEGFDNEGNPLILLGDIVICLDVAEDQAVDFGHSLEREIMYLICHSTLHLLGYDHIEEGDKKVMRSKEKEVMKNLGVFK, encoded by the coding sequence ATGAATCTTCTGATAGCCAATGATACAAATGAAGATTTGGACTTTGACATTATAAGGAAAAAGGCAGAAAAAACCATCACTGAAGTCCTTAGGGTGGAAAATATAAGCGAAAATGTTGAAGTTTCCCTTTCTATTGTAGATAAGGAAACAATCCATAAGCTCAACAAGGACTACAGAAATGTGGACAGAGAAACAGACGTTTTATCTTTCCCCTTGGATGAAGAAGGTTTTGATAATGAGGGAAATCCTCTAATCCTTCTTGGAGATATAGTTATTTGCCTTGATGTGGCGGAGGATCAAGCGGTAGATTTTGGCCATTCTCTAGAAAGGGAAATCATGTATCTCATTTGTCACTCAACCCTTCACCTACTTGGCTATGACCACATAGAAGAAGGCGACAAAAAAGTCATGAGATCAAAAGAAAAAGAGGTTATGAAAAACTTAGGAGTTTTCAAATAA
- a CDS encoding PhoH family protein translates to MSLFGNFDSNRKYIEDRFDVKLKLKDNMLEINGDEGHVDLAKKLIIQLLSELKRDEELDFQRLKYDADMLERENKDVVKALLDHVIVTTAAGKPIKPKTLGQKSYIEKILANDVVFGIGPAGTGKTYLAVAMAVRAFKNNEVNRIILTRPAVEAGESLGFLPGDLQDKVDPYLRPLYDGLFEILGFETYQALVEKGIIEVAPLAYMRGRTLDNSFVILDEAQNTTYEQMKMFLTRLGYGSKAIITGDKTQVDLPRGRKSGLVSAAQILKNVPGIEFINFSSIDVVRHPLVQRIIDAYEKNDLRLEEEKKRKENESSDSQ, encoded by the coding sequence ATTTCTCTCTTTGGCAATTTTGATTCAAATAGAAAATATATAGAAGACAGATTTGACGTCAAACTCAAGCTTAAGGACAATATGCTAGAAATAAATGGTGATGAAGGTCATGTTGACCTTGCCAAGAAACTTATAATTCAATTGTTATCCGAGCTTAAGAGAGATGAGGAACTTGATTTTCAAAGACTAAAGTACGATGCAGACATGCTTGAAAGGGAAAACAAGGATGTGGTAAAGGCCCTCCTTGATCATGTAATTGTCACAACAGCAGCTGGTAAACCAATCAAGCCAAAGACTTTGGGACAAAAATCCTATATAGAAAAGATTTTGGCCAATGACGTGGTTTTTGGAATAGGACCTGCAGGTACAGGTAAGACCTACTTGGCAGTAGCTATGGCTGTCCGTGCCTTTAAAAACAACGAAGTAAACAGGATTATCCTCACCCGTCCAGCTGTAGAAGCAGGCGAGAGCCTAGGTTTCTTGCCGGGAGATTTGCAAGATAAGGTAGATCCATACCTAAGACCCCTATATGACGGTCTTTTTGAAATCTTAGGTTTTGAAACCTACCAGGCCCTAGTTGAAAAGGGCATCATAGAAGTTGCTCCCCTTGCCTATATGAGGGGTAGGACTCTTGATAATTCCTTTGTAATTCTTGATGAGGCCCAAAACACAACTTATGAACAGATGAAGATGTTCTTAACCCGTTTGGGCTACGGCTCAAAGGCTATAATTACAGGAGATAAGACCCAGGTCGACTTGCCACGTGGCAGAAAATCTGGCCTTGTTTCGGCTGCTCAGATTTTAAAAAATGTCCCAGGCATTGAATTTATAAACTTTAGCTCAATTGACGTTGTCCGTCATCCACTTGTCCAAAGGATAATCGATGCTTACGAAAAGAACGATTTGAGATTAGAAGAAGAAAAAAAGAGGAAAGAAAATGAATCTTCTGATAGCCAATGA
- the floA gene encoding flotillin-like protein FloA (flotillin-like protein involved in membrane lipid rafts), which yields MEYIIMGLIFILVIVFFTMVPVGLWITARFSGVKISMASLVAMRFRRLSPSKIVNAMIKSHQAGIHIETNDLESHYLAGGNINQVVDALIAAERAKIDLSFEEAAAIDLAGRNVFEAVQVSVTPKVINTPVIAAVAKNGIEVKVIAKVTVRANIERLVGGAGEETIIARVGEGIVTTVGSSETHAEVLENPDNISQTVLNKGLDSGTAFEILSIDIADVDVGRNVGAELQRDQAEADKNIAQAKAEERRAQAIALEQENRAKVVEAESEIPLAIAQAFKEGNLGVMDYYNLQNIKADTKMRQSISNDEADLDVK from the coding sequence ATGGAATATATAATTATGGGACTAATTTTTATATTAGTCATAGTATTTTTTACAATGGTACCAGTTGGACTTTGGATTACAGCGAGGTTTTCAGGAGTTAAAATCTCCATGGCAAGCCTTGTGGCAATGAGATTTAGGAGATTATCTCCATCAAAAATCGTCAACGCCATGATCAAATCCCACCAAGCAGGTATCCACATAGAAACAAACGACCTTGAAAGCCACTACCTTGCAGGTGGTAATATCAACCAAGTTGTTGACGCACTAATCGCAGCAGAAAGGGCAAAAATAGACCTTTCTTTTGAAGAAGCCGCAGCCATTGACCTTGCAGGTCGTAACGTATTTGAGGCTGTCCAAGTTTCTGTAACACCAAAGGTGATTAACACCCCAGTTATAGCTGCAGTTGCCAAAAATGGTATAGAAGTAAAGGTAATTGCCAAAGTCACTGTTAGGGCCAATATTGAAAGGCTAGTTGGTGGTGCGGGTGAAGAGACCATCATTGCCAGAGTTGGTGAAGGTATTGTAACCACAGTTGGTTCATCAGAAACCCACGCAGAAGTACTAGAAAATCCAGATAATATTTCTCAAACTGTATTAAACAAGGGACTTGATTCAGGTACAGCCTTTGAGATTTTATCAATCGATATAGCAGATGTGGATGTTGGAAGAAACGTAGGAGCTGAGCTTCAAAGAGACCAGGCAGAGGCTGATAAGAATATCGCCCAAGCTAAGGCCGAAGAAAGACGTGCCCAAGCGATTGCTCTTGAACAAGAAAACAGGGCCAAGGTTGTGGAAGCAGAAAGCGAAATCCCACTTGCCATCGCCCAAGCCTTCAAAGAAGGAAATCTTGGAGTTATGGATTATTATAACCTCCAAAATATCAAAGCCGACACAAAAATGCGCCAGTCAATCTCAAACGATGAGGCTGACTTAGATGTCAAATAA
- a CDS encoding NfeD family protein — MLGNDLIIATSFILAVISLICLLFTQKKLIFAGLSVILFAYFYLANAKYNIADNVTVITFIVGISLLSLELFIPSFGIIGVAGLALTTYSVMDSFTDPQIGFFVIIATGLAVVITMTIFVKLGFRANLFDSYVLDVKEKNKNKVYKNKDLSKLIGSVGISKTILRPSGRIEIDGEIYDAMARAEFIEKSRVISVIDVKDGHIIVKEM, encoded by the coding sequence ATGCTAGGAAATGACCTAATTATTGCGACAAGTTTTATTCTCGCAGTCATATCTTTGATATGTCTCTTATTTACCCAAAAAAAGCTAATCTTTGCGGGTCTTTCTGTGATTTTATTCGCCTATTTTTACCTGGCCAATGCCAAGTATAATATAGCCGACAATGTCACAGTTATCACCTTCATTGTGGGTATATCCCTTCTTAGCCTTGAGCTTTTTATTCCTAGCTTTGGAATAATAGGTGTGGCGGGCCTTGCCCTTACGACTTATTCGGTGATGGATTCATTCACAGACCCCCAAATTGGATTTTTTGTAATTATCGCCACAGGCCTTGCAGTTGTCATTACCATGACAATTTTTGTAAAGCTTGGCTTCAGGGCAAATTTGTTTGATTCCTACGTCCTAGATGTGAAGGAGAAAAACAAAAATAAAGTCTATAAGAATAAGGATTTGAGTAAACTTATAGGCAGTGTTGGAATTAGCAAGACAATACTTAGGCCTTCGGGCAGGATTGAAATTGACGGAGAAATTTATGACGCTATGGCCAGGGCAGAATTCATTGAAAAATCTAGGGTGATTTCTGTTATAGATGTTAAAGATGGCCACATTATAGTAAAGGAGATGTAA
- a CDS encoding ABC transporter permease produces MNRKLIVALDSFKKQIKSPAFWAMVFVPILVMLVPVGINYFLAKSDQAKLGSDGHKYQIVADENISPFFKGMENEYKLVSKDAAEDALKAEKIESYGEISESKGQVKLTIETKTMDGKALSKLPLLANEIQNAINIKNAGLNEKQIGIFSTKADVKINQLDKGKSLMVYASYFILLMFMYFMLIMYSNILVVDIATEKGSKMIEFIFSSVSAKDYFAGKILGNLFAIIVHSILYIILGAISYFVAKSKGLLDMIKIDLSLDQRSLIIIAEIFVFIILSLLAYMIIAAMLGSLASKQEDASKVATPLMVTIIAAFMVAMIFMNRPVNLFVKIASFIPYISVFFMPLRLIKANAGIMEGGISIMILIGSLYISYILASKVYKKHILNYSASSFFTKKKKRK; encoded by the coding sequence ATGAATAGAAAATTAATAGTAGCCCTAGACTCTTTCAAAAAACAAATAAAATCACCTGCCTTTTGGGCCATGGTTTTTGTGCCAATCCTTGTCATGCTAGTACCTGTGGGGATTAATTATTTCCTAGCGAAGTCAGATCAGGCCAAGCTTGGCAGTGACGGTCATAAATACCAAATAGTGGCAGATGAAAATATTAGCCCTTTCTTTAAGGGAATGGAAAATGAATATAAACTAGTTTCAAAAGATGCGGCAGAAGATGCCTTAAAGGCAGAAAAAATTGAGTCTTACGGGGAAATTTCTGAATCAAAGGGCCAGGTAAAACTTACTATCGAGACCAAAACCATGGACGGTAAGGCTCTTTCAAAATTGCCCCTTCTTGCAAATGAGATACAAAATGCTATTAACATCAAAAATGCAGGCCTAAATGAAAAACAAATTGGGATTTTTTCGACCAAGGCAGATGTCAAAATCAACCAGCTCGACAAGGGCAAGAGCCTCATGGTCTATGCTTCCTATTTTATCCTTTTGATGTTCATGTATTTTATGCTAATCATGTACTCAAACATCCTAGTCGTTGATATAGCAACAGAAAAAGGTTCAAAGATGATTGAATTTATCTTTTCGTCAGTATCTGCCAAGGACTATTTTGCAGGTAAAATTTTGGGTAATCTCTTTGCCATAATCGTCCATTCGATTTTGTATATAATTTTAGGAGCTATTTCTTATTTTGTCGCAAAATCTAAGGGCCTTTTAGATATGATAAAAATTGACCTAAGCCTTGATCAGAGAAGCCTAATTATAATCGCAGAGATATTTGTATTTATAATTCTCTCACTTTTGGCCTATATGATAATTGCCGCCATGCTAGGATCTCTTGCCAGCAAACAAGAAGATGCATCCAAGGTTGCAACACCTCTTATGGTCACAATCATAGCAGCCTTTATGGTAGCCATGATTTTTATGAACCGCCCTGTGAATTTATTTGTAAAAATCGCATCCTTTATCCCATATATTTCCGTATTTTTCATGCCTTTGAGGTTGATAAAGGCAAATGCAGGGATCATGGAAGGTGGGATTTCTATAATGATTTTAATAGGAAGTCTCTATATTTCATACATCCTAGCATCTAAGGTTTATAAAAAACACATCTTAAATTATTCGGCATCTTCGTTTTTCACTAAGAAAAAGAAAAGAAAATAA
- a CDS encoding ABC transporter ATP-binding protein, with product MIEIKNLSKNFGDLKALDNVSFDVKKGELFGVIGQNGAGKSTLFRSMMNFYDHFDGEILYEGRPMADIPLEKIGFLPEERSLSPKKTIREEVKFFARLNQMRNLDEKTLQTYFDRFEIKGSLDDKIKSLSKGNQQKVQLLASLIYKPEFLILDEPFSGLDPYNANLLMGIIKEINNQGTTIIFSSHNMENVEYLCDRLIMLKNGKIVLKGSPNEIRNSYEKALVKVRTEEDLSEIFPQYDVKRDGNLWTIRLEKEEDGRGIFDKLVEKLGYLEMFSQEPPSLNEIFARKVEENE from the coding sequence ATGATTGAAATAAAAAACTTATCTAAAAATTTTGGAGATTTAAAGGCTCTCGATAATGTGAGCTTTGATGTTAAAAAAGGCGAGCTTTTTGGAGTTATCGGCCAAAATGGGGCGGGCAAATCTACACTTTTTCGCTCTATGATGAATTTCTACGACCATTTTGACGGGGAAATTCTTTACGAAGGAAGGCCAATGGCAGATATTCCCCTAGAAAAAATCGGCTTTCTCCCAGAAGAACGCTCGCTTTCACCAAAGAAAACTATTAGGGAAGAGGTGAAATTTTTCGCAAGGCTCAACCAAATGAGAAACCTTGATGAAAAGACCCTACAAACCTACTTTGACCGTTTTGAAATCAAGGGAAGTCTTGATGATAAAATAAAATCCCTTTCTAAGGGAAACCAGCAAAAGGTTCAACTTTTGGCAAGCCTTATCTATAAGCCAGAATTTCTAATCTTAGACGAGCCTTTTTCAGGGTTAGATCCTTACAATGCCAATCTATTGATGGGGATAATCAAGGAAATCAACAATCAAGGTACAACCATAATTTTCTCATCCCACAACATGGAAAATGTAGAATACCTTTGCGACAGGCTCATCATGCTAAAGAATGGAAAAATTGTCCTAAAGGGTTCACCAAATGAGATTAGAAATTCTTATGAAAAAGCTCTTGTAAAAGTCAGGACAGAAGAGGATTTATCAGAGATTTTCCCTCAATATGATGTTAAGAGAGATGGTAATCTTTGGACAATAAGGCTTGAAAAGGAAGAAGATGGCAGGGGGATTTTTGATAAACTTGTAGAAAAACTTGGCTACCTTGAAATGTTTAGCCAAGAGCCACCAAGCCTAAATGAAATCTTTGCCAGAAAGGTGGAAGAAAATGAATAG
- a CDS encoding DUF3169 family protein: protein MKKNKKTFLTSVLYMVGLGLVVGFGVGFIFNKLNIGGLIEVLSRFLSQNILVLTIGLCSIFAVLGLHFYIKAKKEVEDGLREDGFIETKYIDYANAMRDAGLFSLLSLIIIIYNEMKKSSNPLKNTLIILVILFVFTAINSILSYLTYKLVRKIEPERKTEIFDFFFDSKFMAESDERDKLKYYKKGYLSYKRMLMCQFVMIIILFCSALYENISPIIALIVLIPCLVGVFTNGFAGEKS, encoded by the coding sequence ATGAAGAAAAATAAGAAAACATTCCTAACTAGCGTACTTTATATGGTTGGATTAGGATTGGTAGTTGGTTTTGGAGTAGGTTTTATTTTTAATAAATTAAATATAGGTGGGCTTATTGAAGTTCTTTCTAGATTTTTAAGCCAAAACATCTTGGTTTTAACTATAGGACTTTGTAGTATATTCGCTGTTTTAGGTTTACATTTTTATATAAAAGCAAAAAAAGAAGTTGAAGATGGCCTGAGGGAAGATGGATTTATAGAAACAAAGTATATAGATTATGCTAATGCAATGAGAGATGCTGGATTATTCAGCCTTTTATCTCTTATAATAATTATTTATAACGAAATGAAAAAAAGTTCTAATCCATTAAAAAATACTTTGATTATACTTGTAATTCTATTTGTATTTACAGCTATAAACTCGATACTGTCTTATCTAACTTATAAACTTGTAAGAAAAATTGAGCCAGAAAGAAAAACCGAGATCTTTGACTTCTTTTTTGATAGCAAATTCATGGCAGAATCTGATGAGAGAGATAAGCTTAAATATTACAAAAAAGGCTACCTTTCTTATAAGAGAATGCTTATGTGCCAATTTGTAATGATAATAATCTTATTTTGCTCAGCCCTTTATGAAAATATAAGCCCAATAATAGCTCTTATTGTTCTAATACCTTGTTTGGTTGGAGTTTTTACAAATGGCTTTGCAGGAGAAAAATCATGA
- a CDS encoding helix-turn-helix transcriptional regulator codes for MELRNNLADFRKKAGYNQADLGGLVGVSRQTISLIERGDYNPSVTVALTIAMVLGVDINEIFSLEESDEEK; via the coding sequence ATGGAACTAAGAAATAACTTGGCGGACTTTAGAAAAAAGGCGGGATATAACCAAGCAGACCTTGGAGGGCTCGTCGGAGTCAGCCGCCAAACCATAAGCCTAATAGAAAGAGGAGATTACAACCCATCTGTGACCGTGGCCCTAACAATCGCCATGGTCCTAGGTGTGGATATTAATGAGATTTTTAGCTTGGAGGAAAGTGATGAAGAAAAATAA
- a CDS encoding DUF554 domain-containing protein has product MLGAAVNAIAVFLSGLVGLKLANYIEPCYKDAIMKFLPLTIVVLGIESALKGDVIIVLISMILGVIIGEYFDLEGKLNNFANMLKDKFIKGEDNDFATGFVSGTLIFCVGSLGILGAIESGVNGDNSILYTKAIIDSLSSIFLSTTLGIGVACSAGVIFLYEGLIALLSGFLAPILTPEILANISGVGGITIIAVGLSMLNLVKFKLVNSLPAIVIPVIIGLILNLF; this is encoded by the coding sequence ATGCTAGGTGCCGCTGTCAACGCTATTGCCGTTTTTCTATCTGGTCTTGTTGGTCTTAAACTTGCAAATTACATAGAGCCTTGCTATAAGGATGCAATTATGAAATTTTTGCCCCTTACCATTGTGGTTTTGGGTATAGAATCTGCCCTCAAAGGTGATGTCATAATCGTTCTTATTTCAATGATTTTGGGAGTTATTATTGGAGAATACTTTGATCTGGAAGGAAAACTCAATAATTTTGCCAATATGCTCAAGGATAAATTTATAAAAGGCGAAGACAATGATTTTGCGACAGGTTTTGTTTCTGGCACCCTAATTTTTTGCGTGGGCTCTTTGGGAATCCTTGGAGCTATCGAATCCGGAGTCAACGGGGACAACTCAATTTTATACACTAAGGCCATCATAGATAGCCTTTCCTCAATCTTTTTATCAACAACCCTAGGGATTGGTGTTGCCTGCTCTGCTGGGGTAATCTTCCTCTATGAGGGCCTTATAGCCTTACTTTCAGGATTTCTCGCTCCAATCCTCACACCAGAAATTTTGGCAAATATTTCTGGAGTTGGTGGAATCACAATCATTGCTGTGGGTCTCTCCATGCTTAATCTTGTGAAATTTAAGCTGGTAAATTCCTTGCCTGCAATTGTAATCCCTGTTATAATCGGATTAATTTTAAATTTATTTTAA